GTTCCTTGTCCGGATGGGCCGGGAGTTTTCCATAGTTCCCTCTCAGCACCTCGGAAGATTCCTTTGAAATCATCTTGTAGCGTTCACCCATAACGACGTTTAGAACCGCCTGCGTGCCGACTATCTGCGATGTCGGGGTCACGAGCGGGGGGTATCCGAGCTCTTTCCTTACGCGCGGGACCTCTTCCAGCACCTTGTCTATCTTGTCGATGGCGTTCTGCTGTTTGAGCTGGCTTTCGAGGTTGGAGATCATCCCCCCCGGTATCTGCGATTTAAGGATGTTTACGTCAACCCCGGTGAATGAGCTGAGGTACTTTTTATATTTTTCCCTTACTCCGGCGAAATATGTCCCTATCTCTATCGCCGTGTCTAGGTCGACGCCGGTGTCATGAGGGGTGCCTTTGAGCATAGCGACCACCGTCTCGGTCGGCGGATGGGCGGTACCCTGCGAGAGGGAGGAGATGGAGCAGTCGAGGATGTCAATCCCCGCCTCAATAGCCCTCATGTAGGTGAAGTTGGCAAGGCCGGATGTGCAGTGGCTGTGGAGATGAAGCGGAACCTTTACCTTGCTCTTTATCTCCGATATCAGCTCGTATGCCGCTTCGGGATAGAGGAGACCCGCCATATCCTTTATACAGATGGTGTCGGAGCCCATCTTCTCCAGTTCGACCGCCATGTCGACAAACATCTTCGTGCTGTGCACCGGGCTTACTGTGTAGCTGATCGTCCCTTCGGCATGTTTTTTAAGATTCTTAACCGCCTTCATGGAGGTTTCGAGGTTGCGCAGGTCGTTCAGCGCGTCGAATACGCGGAAGACGTCTATCCCCGCCTCGGCGGAGAGCTCCACGAATCGAACCACGAGATCGTCGGCGTAATGTCGGTATCCGATAAGGTTCTGCCCGCGAAGGAGCATCTGGAAAGGGGTCTTCGGCATAAGTTTTTTAAGTTCCCTCACCCTCTGCCAGGGGTCCTCGTTCAGGAAGCGGACGCACGCGTCGAATGTTGCGCCCCCCCACATCTCTACCGACCAGAAACCGGCCTTTTCGATCTTTTCAGCTATCGGGAGCATATGCTCCGTCCTCATTCTTGTCGCAAGGAGTGACTGGTGCGAATCCCTGAGGGCCAACTCCGTGATATGTACCTTTTGTTTACTCACTTTTTTCTCCCCATATATTTGTGTACGGCGGCGGTGATGGCCGCTATCTCTCCCCCTTTGGAAACAGGAACCGCTACTTTCGCCACTTTGTCCGGGAAAAATTTCCCAATGGTTGAACTCATAATATCAACGAGCAGGATCAGAAAACTGAGGAATACGAATACAACAGTCATCCCCAGAACCATCAAGATAAGCCCGCTTTCAAAATCACTCATAGCCGGTGAATTTTAGCAGTATGCCCCATCAAGGGCAAGTTTTTCGGGGAAGAAAGCTG
This portion of the Nitrospinota bacterium genome encodes:
- a CDS encoding OadG family protein gives rise to the protein MSDFESGLILMVLGMTVVFVFLSFLILLVDIMSSTIGKFFPDKVAKVAVPVSKGGEIAAITAAVHKYMGRKK
- the oadA gene encoding sodium-extruding oxaloacetate decarboxylase subunit alpha translates to MSKQKVHITELALRDSHQSLLATRMRTEHMLPIAEKIEKAGFWSVEMWGGATFDACVRFLNEDPWQRVRELKKLMPKTPFQMLLRGQNLIGYRHYADDLVVRFVELSAEAGIDVFRVFDALNDLRNLETSMKAVKNLKKHAEGTISYTVSPVHSTKMFVDMAVELEKMGSDTICIKDMAGLLYPEAAYELISEIKSKVKVPLHLHSHCTSGLANFTYMRAIEAGIDILDCSISSLSQGTAHPPTETVVAMLKGTPHDTGVDLDTAIEIGTYFAGVREKYKKYLSSFTGVDVNILKSQIPGGMISNLESQLKQQNAIDKIDKVLEEVPRVRKELGYPPLVTPTSQIVGTQAVLNVVMGERYKMISKESSEVLRGNYGKLPAHPDKELQAKVLGGKEPVTCRPADNLEPELEKMRKELPGKNDEDVMVYALFPQIAEKYFKERGTCPADFFDEPAKPASKGAAGGPAAYAVTVDGKTYNVVVNEGGAPSAPTIKIPAPAKSAPAPSEASGDGTPVAAPLPGSIFKIIKNEGDAVDEGDVVMIMEAMKMENDIIAPCSGTVSRILVSQGEQVHTGQHLAIIGV